CACCATATAGTAcataaaatattgttataacaccagtccatataccaaatcTTTTATATGCCACCATTTTCAATGCTGTCATGAGAAACACATTTAGGAAAATCGATATCGTAGCAGGCCATGGCATGAAGGGAACTAACCAACTCTCTGGTCGTTCCGTAACGACCAGAGGGACCAAATACTGGAAAATAACTGTCGCGGAAATAGTAATGACCGCAAATAACATGAGATTCCACCAATGTAATTTGAATTTCCATGATAATGAGAATGCAAAAGAGGTGGATGAAAGaaggaaaaggaagaaaagagtGTGAAGTGGTGGATTTTTGCTAAGGATTACATATCGACGGTATATAAGTGCATTGGACACTAAGTAAAATACTAGTAATGTGCCAATGGAGATCATCTCTATTACAATATTAAGCTCTGTGAATAATGCAATTGATGCTTGGCATATACCTACaaaatagaaacaaaaaaaatgaatgaaataagaaatataAAGTTTATCGCGTCTTAataaatactccctccgtttcaatttgtttgtcttacctttttcgtttcaaaaagaatgccTCATCCCCTTTTTTTCATTCTAACTtttcacatgacatgtttagaactacaagattcaaaagtattttatattttttaaaattttgtgtgaagtcaaaatcagacaaataaattgaaacagagggaATAAAAGTTATTCTTTGATGCATATTAGCTAATAGACCACATTCATTAGTTTTGAAAAAGGAGGGAGACTTTCTTGTGATATAAGCTTTGCTCAGAAAGGCAATTTATTCTTCCACGtatatatgaatattttgatgataataGTTAACTAACTAATCTACTTTTATCACCACTAAGGAaaacaaatgaataaaaaaaggGGGGAAATACAACTACCAAAAACATACAAAACAAGTTATTGTTAGTTGATTAATTCAATCtattaaaagtgtatttttttttaataatttaaatttttagatgaaaTTGTACGACAAATATTTAGTACTATTACTTACCCAAGACAATAGTAGCATTTAGTGGAGTGCCGGTAGTAGGATGTACTTTTGCAAACCAAGAAGGTACAAGTCTAGCCCTCCCAATGACACAAAGGTATCTTGCTTGTCCAAGCATGGCTACTAATAGAGATGCCACAATCCCTAAACTTGCACCTGCCCCTACTACATTGCTTGCCCATTTCCACCCCATCAACTCGAAAACTGCAGAAAATGATGCTCCTTCTGGAATCTACAAATACTTATAAACGTGTTGAACTTCTATATACTAACAACGTTGATAGATTGTTATATGAAAATAAGATATGTAATCAACTATGTAGGTATAATAAGTAAAATTTTACTGGTAAATTCTTTACACTGTCGGTGTATATAAGTCAGTTGAACTAAGTACGTACCATGTTATAAGGTAGCAAAAGGCACAAAGATACAGCCATGAGGCAATAGAGGGCAGAGACAATGAGGACAGAGCCAACAATTCCCACAGGTAGAGCCTTTGAAGGGTTTCTTATTTCTTCAGCCATGGTGGACACTGTGTCATATCCAATATAACTGAAGTAAACTATGGCTGCTCCATCAAGAATCCCTCTCACACCATAAGGAGCTATTCCTCCTGGCCTTATTAAGTTCTCAATCTTCCCATTGCAAAATCCAGCTATTATTATAAATCCAAAAAAGACCACATGGAAGACTGTCATTATCAGGTTCAACATTGAGCTCTCTTTAGTGCTGCAAAATAGATACACCACTCATATCACTATCAAAAACCACCAAAAGGTAAACTCAAACGTCTCTATAACAATCTTTTTCTATTAAACAAATGAAGTCATTATAAAGAGATTTGACTATAGTGAACATATATACCTATGACACAAGCAAATAGTGAGGACAATAATCAACGCGACCGCGGGGAGATCCAACATGTTGTAACCTTGCATTAAACCATGTACATGGATTCTCCATGAATTTGGATCATTTCTACCAAAGGCACATGACAAATACTCTGTAAAACTTCTTGAAACAGCAGCATTTGACAACACATATTCCATTAATATATTTGCTCCTGCAAAGTATCCCACAAATTCCCCTGCATCCATTTAACTTCATCAAGTTAATATCTATTACAAGATGGAGTATATAAACTTGCTAGCTACCTTCATCGAGTTGGTTTCTCAGATGGTCACtcaactaataattattatctCAGAAAGTCACTTTCTTTGttgaaaaaaatttgaatcCAGAAGAAGGATAGACTTTCTGAGATAACTATTAGTTGAGTAACAATCTAAGAAATCAAATCCTACCTTATTTATATGGACAGTTACATGTAGTTATCTTTTAGATGATGTGTCTGTtagtatatataaattaaatcctTACCAAAAGTAACTCGGAGATAACTGAAAGCGCCACCAGCAACAGGAACATCAACAGAGAACTCAGTATAACACAAGGAAGAAAGAAGGGCAGATACAGCAGCAATTATGTATGAGATAAAAACAGAAGGGCCCGCGTTTTTACGAGCAACATGGCCAGTTGTTACAAAAACTCCAACACCAAGCATTCCTCCAACTCCAAGAGCTACTAAATCATACCAAGTCAGTTTCCTCTTCATGTCAGCACCAGACCTTAGCCTCACTTTGTTGAGTTCTTGGTCTGGTGTCCATGTTGCTAACATCCTTTTCTTTAGCTTTTGAGGTGTTTTGGACAGAGAATTAAGGTAATTGGACAAAACCATTTTTTTGGTTAAGTGTAATGTAGTTTCTTTGGGTTACAATGACAAGGTTTTATATAAGCAATGGGAATAACATcctttttcttcctctttttttggGAAGCTTTCTGTTATATATCCGAGACTTATTGGTCCGACTATCGAAATTATAATATACTGTAGGACCAACTAAAAGAGGAAGCGTTTGCTATTAGAATTTGTTTTctccattttcttaataatcaaagtggaaaatattaattaatagtgAAAGAATCTCCTTCACATCATAATACTTTTGGTTGAGGCATAAAAACACCTAAATGATGTCCCCTGATTTGCTTGAAAGTACAATCTGGTCCTCTGATTCTTTTTAGGGTGACCATTATACCCTTATGATTAATTTTTCTCCTTTTATCCCTCAGTCAAAAAGACACTAAGAAAGCATGCAAATAAAAGTGGAAAAAGGGTCCagtaaagtttttttaaaatataattagctTGGAAGAGGAATCACAAAACAAAAGGTTGAGGAACTTTGACCTATTCTTTTAGGAATTTGAAAATGTGTGACTAGCATCCATTCTTTGTAAAAGCAATAATAATCTAAAGATTTCTTTTCATTGAGAATAACAGGACTTGGACCCTTAAATTTCATTTTCGTTAAGTTAAACTGTTGCCTTCGAcgacaacaacatattcagtatAATCTCACAAAAAAAATGGGAGAAAATGTACATATGTCTCTCCTATTTTTGCGGGGTAGAGAGGTTTATGATAGTAGATTATTATTGCTCCTAAAGTTATTTTAGTCTTATTATAagtaaataattgaaaataatgcTTCTAGTTACCACTTATAATCAAATCAGCAAGTAAAAAAAACGTGTTTAAGCCATATCCAATCTATTTATTAAGAAGTGTTGTAGAATTTTCCATCACACTTTACTCAGCCTAGCTAGCTAGAATTGGAATGAGCCCTTGTAAAGTCTACAATATATTGTACTTCTTTAGGGCATATACCTCCTGCATTGAGGGCTAGAGCCTAGAGCCACAGAATTTCTACAATTAGGTAAGATGACATTCACTTACTGAAACTCATGTTGACATTCAAGGCAATTCAGGCCAAATCCAAAGGGATCTTAGACTTCTTATTCGCTCTGTCTCATATTATCTGTCGTGATACTTGAACCTTTTTGTCATTTTAGAAgttcaaaacaaaattttattcataataataattattttttgaaaactaTAAGCATctcaataaagaaaatatttaataaaaaaattatatctttaaGACATAAGTCTATTTCACTTTCATCTTCTAAATTAGTATTActcaataaaaaaaagattatgaTGACTAGTACTCTTTTTTTCAAGAATAAAATCCAAGAAGTGTACTAGTCACATAATTGAGTAATACTACTTAATAAATTCCGAATCACTGGACAAAAGAAGATTATCTTAATTAACTTTTTATCCTTGTCATAACTAAGTATTAGCCAATGAAATAACCTAAGTAGTACTCAACTCTAATTTAATCTTTTTTAAAGAAGCATCATGAACACGTCCGTTTAGGggtatttctttttcattttaagttatactttttttcatatttaattttttttaattattttaaaaactatGTTTTACCTTTCATATACATGCTTTCATAACCATagaaatataataacatatttaagaacataagttttaatttttgatatatatgaaaaagtctttcttttaatttttatgtcCAATCAAAACActattaaataagatgaaatagAGATTGTTTATAGGAGCTCTCTCTTAAAGAGCCTAACATTGCTAAGTTAAGAGATAATTGAGCATGTCATGACGTTGTTAGGATCTCATATAGGCCTTTATGACTCTCACCTTTTTATTCCTTCGATGACTTGGACCcacaattttaaaattaaaaatgtagGAGAATGCTAATTAGTAATTACCACTTAAGCAATTCCTCCCATCAAAACAGGAGCCCTCCTTAAACCATGATGTCATTCTTAACAAGATTTAACGTCAAGAGGCAACATTAAAAGAATATTGAAAGTGATCAAGCAACTTGTTTTAAACCAATTATTATTTAACCATGATCATGTCCCTAAATAGACTTTGAATTAATACAACAAATTTGCAGCACCTAGGCCATAATTAGTGGCGGAGCTAGATTTTGTTTTACAgggatttaaaatatgaaaaaataaatatatgaaaaagtCAAAGAGGattgaatatttactatatatacataaaaaataattttaaccgTACATATATAATGTTATTTTCAATCAAAAGGGATTCGGATGAACCTGATGACCCTACTGGCTTTTTCCACATTTCCAATTTCTAGATAAGTCCAAATTTCCAGTTTCATTTAGGATCATACAAAAAATTGCATTAGACTAATTAATGATAACGCTAATGATTGAGATCAAGAATTAAATTTCCATTAATTAAGATTTGCATATAATAAGATTTGACACAGTGGGAAAGCATATTCACTGTtaactattttaataaaaagaattaaGGGGAAGTGGGATTTTTTGTTGAGTTTTTCAATCTTATTGGCGATTAATTAAGTTGCACTCAAGGagaatatattaattaatagtcGTAGGCATCAGTTGTAGCCTTTTactaattaattactattattttttcaacaaAGTGGGGGCACTATATAACTTAggaatttaattaatttctcaTTGACCTCATTCCTCACCTCTCCTAATGTCTAGCTTAGTATCTATAGCTTTAATGAAATAGATACCCCTAAACTAATAATGACACGTCATCTGTTTAACTTTCTTAATTCTTTAGGGTATTTTATCTCTCGACTCTGCTTGTATGCGAACAcaattaatattgtatatttattggGATTGTTATAGTTAGAAATTAATgaactttaaattttgaattcgcaTGATGAtatatttaagatcataaaaAAGACATTTCTCGCTTGTTTGAAGTCATATTATAAGACTTTCTTCAATAAGCAAAGAAGAGGAAAGTCTAATAGGATTTTAAAAGATAAGTACTCCAGCGCTACCAACGGTGAAAAAAAGTCACTTAGTGAATCGATGAATCATACATTTGGAGAAAGGAACATGGGCATAACTGACTCATTAAAAGTATACAAGTGTTGAAGGAGTGAAATCTGGGGACAACGATAAGCGTGATGAATGGCACCTCCGTCTTTAGTCCTACTAAAGAAATTCACAAGTAAAGAACATACTAAATACCTATGTTTTCAAAACTtccttttttcttaaatttcatgtcAGATTAAATATAGatccacataaattgaaaccGATGGAGTAATAATCAAGTTCCTTTAGTTAGAGGAATTAGAGAAAATAATTCCATGCATATCCAAGTACTATATATGATAAGTGCAAAGATCACTCACAAGTCACAACAAGCCTTCTTCTCAAGTTGTCCTTTGTACACATGAAATCACAAACAACTTTAAAACATTCTGAATATTATTAACACATGATGCATTGATACTTTTTTGTGCAAAAGAAACATATATAATGGCATCCAGCACTATAtgattttatttgttcttttttaaattttatttgtacTTTTGGGAGAGAAGGCATGAGATTGAGTGGGTCAGGGTGATCTAACCTTATAGTTACAGATTCATAAACTTAATAActtttgtttaaattttatattttaaatatttgattataaACTTAgatattgttatatatattaatttaaggTCGTTGTAGAAATTCATAActttaaattctgaatttgtCTCTGAAGCATGATTGAATATAAAATGGAAGAAGATCACAGAATTTGGATAGGAAATGATTATAACTTCATTGTCCATCCAATTGTTTTTGTTTAATAGAAAAAAGCCAATATTCATGGTGCAATATATATCAAAAGTTGGATTAGCTTGGCAACATTACCACCATACGTACAATTAAAATGGTATGGTCACTTTCTCTTGCAAAGAATATTTATGTTGACAATAGTGACCTATATATGAAGAACATGGGTCAAAATGGCCAATTTGAAAAAACATATGGTCATCGTCCAAGCCCAACTTTCAAGGTATCGTCTGCTTTGGAACATATTTGAGATAGAAAATAACGTTGATGGCTTCTGATCACAAGcgttaaagatatttttgaccttttttttttgtaaaaatagtGAATGTTAGGTGTATTACCACAAACCAATAGCAATGGAAATTACAAACAAGTGACATAGAATTAAAAGTGGATTCATGTCAAACACAAGAAATACCTCACCTGTAAGCAAGGAAAACAAAAAGTGTACTTATACCTAATAGTGTACAGTATTTAAGTTTTTGTCAACTTTTGTATTGCTTTTAGCAATATCCATCATGCACAAAGGGGCTAAAATACAAAGATATTGATCCTGATTAATTAAGACATGGTCTGCCATCAACCAAAAGGAACATATATCATCTAGTTGTAACAACAAGacaaatagaaattaggtaaaatagttgatatatatatatatatatatatatatatatattagtaatcAATGAAGTGAATTGAAAATCATGAGATCTTAAATTTGAATATTAATTAGctagcaaaaataaaaatactagatAATTTTTTCTCATCTATTTAAACT
The genomic region above belongs to Solanum dulcamara chromosome 5, daSolDulc1.2, whole genome shotgun sequence and contains:
- the LOC129890759 gene encoding cationic amino acid transporter 6, chloroplastic-like — its product is MVLSNYLNSLSKTPQKLKKRMLATWTPDQELNKVRLRSGADMKRKLTWYDLVALGVGGMLGVGVFVTTGHVARKNAGPSVFISYIIAAVSALLSSLCYTEFSVDVPVAGGAFSYLRVTFGEFVGYFAGANILMEYVLSNAAVSRSFTEYLSCAFGRNDPNSWRIHVHGLMQGYNMLDLPAVALIIVLTICLCHSTKESSMLNLIMTVFHVVFFGFIIIAGFCNGKIENLIRPGGIAPYGVRGILDGAAIVYFSYIGYDTVSTMAEEIRNPSKALPVGIVGSVLIVSALYCLMAVSLCLLLPYNMIPEGASFSAVFELMGWKWASNVVGAGASLGIVASLLVAMLGQARYLCVIGRARLVPSWFAKVHPTTGTPLNATIVLGICQASIALFTELNIVIEMISIGTLLVFYLVSNALIYRRYVILSKNPPLHTLFFLFLLSSTSFAFSLSWKFKLHWWNLMLFAVITISATVIFQYLVPLVVTERPESWLVPFMPWPATISIFLNVFLMTALKMVAYKRFGIWTGVITIFYVLYGVHSTYHAEEILEMVVVDNVNTNSSTQQQITKVEIQLV